In the Candidatus Edwardsbacteria bacterium genome, CTATCCCCCGGAGGGGGCCGATATCGGGCCGGTATCCTGGTCGTTCATCCTGGGTTCGGTCACACCCGGCAGCCAGCTGTCGGTCAACGGCCGCAAGGTGGATGTCTACAAGACAGGGGCCTTTCTGGCTTATATTCCGTTTGACTCCGGAGAGTTCATCATCCAATTGTCAGCTTTGGATGCCTCCGGCATCGCCACCCTGGATCGCAAAGTGAATGTGGCTCAGCGCAAAAGGACCATCAGGCCGGACAGCCTGTGCATCCTGCACGGCTCGATCAACCCCAATTACAATTTGAGCTTGCCTGTTGGCGAACGCCTATATGTCTCCTTCCAGGGGACGCCCGGCTGCAAGGCCAGTTTTTCGGTGGGCCGGAGTCTTGGATTTCCCATGCAAGAGCAGAATGCCGCCACCGAGGCCGATGACAAGATATTGGCTTTTTCCGATTCCTCCACGGCCGACACCTCAGTGGTGCCCGGCATCTACGGAGGATCCTGTCTTATACAAGGCAGCGAGGGATGGGAAAGCCAGCGAATATACTTCTATCTGGTTGATCTATTGGGAAATGCCGTGATTGATTCCACCGGTCCCATCATCAGCAATTGGGATGATACCCGCCAGGTCTTTGCCAAAGTGAAAGATTCCATTGCGGTGCTCAAGACTGCCCCGGGCCTGGGATATGAGATGTTCATGCCCAGGGGAATGATCCTGCAGATCAACGGAATTCACGACCAATATTACCGGCTGAAACTTACCGAGACCAAGGAGGCCTGGGTTAAAAAAAGCTCAGTTGAGTTTTTCCCGGCAGGGAAAATATTTCGAACCGCCAAGCTGGCTTTGGTCAAGACGGCCAAGGCCGCCCGCGGTAGTCAACTGAGCATCTCGCTGTCACGGCCTTCGGTCTATCAGGTCTTTCCTGGATCCGACGGGCGCAGCCTGAAGATCTTGCTCTATGACGTCCAGGCTGACATGGACTGGGTGCGTTACGATCCGGCCGATGGTTTTGTGAACGATATCCGCTGGAGACAGGTTGACAGCCGCACCGTGGAATTGGAAATGTCTCTCAACAACAAATTATGGGGTTACAGCGCGGCATACCAGAAGAACACCTTGGTGTTGTCGCTCACGGCTCCGCCAGCCATCAATAAAAAGAATCCTTTCAAAGGGCTGAAAATTGCCCTGGATCCCGGGCATTCCCCGGACAATGGCGCGGTAGGGCCCTTGCGGACCCTGGAGAAGGATATCAACTGGCAGATCACCCAGCGGCTGGGCCGGATGCTGAAAAAGGAGGGAGCCTCGGTTCTCTACACCCGGGAGAATGGCGAGGGGGCCAGCATCTACCAGCGGCCCAGCCGGGCGGCGGGCTGGAAGGCCGATCTTTTAGTCAGCATTCACAACAACGCCTCGCCGGACGGGGCCAACCCGCTGCTTAACAGCGGGTATTCCACCTATTATTA is a window encoding:
- a CDS encoding N-acetylmuramoyl-L-alanine amidase, with protein sequence MKKISLILILLIAAGSAQSAPKIDLVYPPEGADIGPVSWSFILGSVTPGSQLSVNGRKVDVYKTGAFLAYIPFDSGEFIIQLSALDASGIATLDRKVNVAQRKRTIRPDSLCILHGSINPNYNLSLPVGERLYVSFQGTPGCKASFSVGRSLGFPMQEQNAATEADDKILAFSDSSTADTSVVPGIYGGSCLIQGSEGWESQRIYFYLVDLLGNAVIDSTGPIISNWDDTRQVFAKVKDSIAVLKTAPGLGYEMFMPRGMILQINGIHDQYYRLKLTETKEAWVKKSSVEFFPAGKIFRTAKLALVKTAKAARGSQLSISLSRPSVYQVFPGSDGRSLKILLYDVQADMDWVRYDPADGFVNDIRWRQVDSRTVELEMSLNNKLWGYSAAYQKNTLVLSLTAPPAINKKNPFKGLKIALDPGHSPDNGAVGPLRTLEKDINWQITQRLGRMLKKEGASVLYTRENGEGASIYQRPSRAAGWKADLLVSIHNNASPDGANPLLNSGYSTYYYQPYSRGLAETVHRQFQKNLPLNDHGLFYGNLVLCRATEFPSILVEPAFIIVPREEALLLDGAFQEKIAKAVYTGIKEFLLNTK